The genomic interval TTGGTTCTTTCAATCCTCTCCTTGCTTATATCATTGCATTGATAGTTGCCgcatattataataaatatggtAGTGATACACGGCATGAGGTGAATAAGTGGTCCTTGATCATAGCGTGCATGGGTATCATCACAGTGATTGCCAACTTTCTACAGCACTTCTATTTTGGCATTATGGGGGAGAAAATGACTGAGCGGGTGAGAAGAATGATGTTTTCAGGTAATTGCCTTCACTTTTATCATATAAACAGCTTAATTGGTCCTGAATTCCGTGCTTTATTTTGTCACTAATTTTTATGTGCTATGAATATATTGAGTGACTCAACTGATTTGCAATCAGCAATGTTGCGAAATGAAGTTGGATGGTTTGATGAAGAAGAGAATAGTGCAGACACCTTATCCATGCGCCTGGCCAATGATGCCACGTTTGTGCGTGCTGCATTCAGCAACAGGCTTTCTATATTTATACAAGACACTGCCGCAGTTGCTGTTGCTCTTCTCATTGGCATGTTGCTAGAATGGCGTATTGCACTTGTTGCATTGGCTACTCTACCTATTCTCACTGTTTCTGCTGTTGCGCAGGTTAGTATCCCTATCCATGTAATTTCTATGTAATGCTATGCTTCgagtttaagtttttatttagttttcctTTGCCTTTAGCAAAAGCTTGTTCTAAACTGGTTTGGGTATGTATTAGCTCCTACTGTTTGATAATAGTAGAAACTTTTCTCCCAGTGAATGGAGATTATACAGAACAAAGATCTtataatgttgaaaaaaaaaatgctttttttatAGATGCGtcattcttgtttgttttatgGTCACTTATTCATTAGCATGATAAAACATGTAAAAAGCATAAATGAAACAATAGGAAGTGTATCTGCATAAATTGAGATGACCATTTCTCTTGTTCGTCCAAGTCATCTTTTAGATAGAACATCTGCATATAAGGAGATCAGCTTTGGTACTTCAGTAGTGTTTCTCAACAACAAGAATGACCAGAGTCACCAGATTCTCATAGCGTTTAAAGGTTGGAGTTAAATTGCGTATGGTTAGAAGACaactatgatattttgtttacaaggaagtcttttttttatttcaatttcatttataaaatcatTGGGTGGTAGTGAACTAGAAGTCCATCTGATACTTGGCTTAACATTTTGTGGGACAAAAGAGTAGTGCATTATGGTCACTTTTTTGTGAGGTGCAACTCATTGGCATTTTTATCAACTTCTATTAATTCTTTAAGACATCTGTCTTTGTTTCCCAGAATCTTTATCAACTCTTATCATCATTTGCAGAAATTGTGGTTGGCTGGCTTTTCAAGAGGCATTCAGGAGATGCATAGGAAGGCTTCTTTAGTCCTTGAGGATGCTGTTAGAAACATTTACACTGTTGTGGCATTCTGTGCAGGCAACAAGGTAATGGAACTGTATAGATTGCAACTCGGTAGAATATTCAAGCAAAGCTTCATCCATGGAATGGGCATTGGGTTTGCCTTCGGCTTCTCACAGTTCCTCCTTTTTGCCTGCAATGCTCTTCTCCTTTGGTATTCTGGTTATTCTGTAAGACATAATGGAGTCAAGTTATCAACTGCACTCAAAGAATACATGGTCTTCTCGTTTGCAACATTTGCACTAGTAGAGCCTTTCGGCCTTGCTCCTTACATACTTAAAAGGCGGAAATCCCTAATTTCTGTATTTGAAATTATAGACCGTGTTCCTAAGATTGATCCCGATGATAATACTGGCCTGAAACCACCTAATGTCTATGGAAGCATTGAACTTAAGAATGTCGACTTCAGCTATCCAACTCGCCCTGATGTGGCGATACTGAGCAATTTCAGTCTCAAAGTCAGTGGGGGACAAACCTTAGCAGTGGTTGGTGTGTCGGGTTCTGGGAAGAGCACAATAATTTCTCTGATTGAGAGGTTCTATGATCCTGTAGCTGGCCAAGTTTTGTTGGATGGCCGTGATCTGACACTGTTCAACTTGAGATGGTTGCGAAGCCACATGGGTTTGGTTCAGCAGGAGCCTATTATCTTCTCAACAACTATAAGGGAAAATATCATATATGCCAGGCACAATGCAACCGAGGGTGAGATGAAAGAAGCAGCGAGGATAGCAAATGCACACCATTTCATTAGTAACTTGCCGCATGGCTATGACACCCATATTGGCATGAGGGGTGTAGATCTGACACCAGGGCAAAAGCAGAGAATTGCCATCGCCCGAGTGGTGCTCAAGAATGCACCTATCTTGCTATTGGACGAAGCCAGCTCTGCAATTGAATCCGAGTCGAGCCGGGTGGTTCAAGAGGCCCTTGATACACTAATAATGGGAAACAAGACTACAATTCTTATCGCCCATAGAGCTGCTATGATGAGGCATGTGGATAACATTGTTGTACTCAATGGCGGCAAGATTGTTGAACAGGGAACTCATGATGCCCTGGTGCAGATGAATGGTCTGTATGTTCGGTTAATGCAGCCTCACTTCAGCAAGGGCCTTCGACAACATCGTCTAGTGTAGGCTGGTTGGCTTCTTTAATGTTGTGTAAATTATTGTTGTGCTTCCACATTTAGTTCCTCTTCACCCATAATCAATCAATACCCACTTGAAACAGAATGTTTACCACTTTTGGGTTGGGTGACAAGGGAGAATCTGAAGAGCCTGTATCATTCATTGTTATGGTTGATTATGTCTGCGGGGGGACGGGCTCACTGTTGATAACCGGATGTTGTTCAGATGTAGGATTGGAAATAGTTTGTGGAGATTGAAGGTCAATGAACAACATAGGACGCAACGATGCTAATGCTGTTCCCATGATGTATTCTTTTCGGAGGCTTGCATGTTCCTTCTGGTTGTGTTACCTCCATTGTGTATTAATCAAAAGGTGATGTAATAGTTTTCTTGATAGGAAGTGTGGTTTGTTACTAGTTTCTCCAATTTTGTGTGCCCGTTTGAATtagttttctttccttatttgCATTGTGCCTTCTTTATTTGCAACAGGAACAGTAACACAACAGCAAATGGAAGAAGATAATGTTCATTCAATGAGatccatgtgattttttttctttcttttttttttttaggtgggGAATGTTTTAATGCCTGTATTTGTGAAGAATCTGTCAAACTTATTAATATGCCATGAATTCTACATGCCTTGAACACTCAAAAGTGCAATTGTTCACTTTGATAAAACTGAGTTTAGATCAACTTCTCAAATGTCTATCATCCTGAATGAGTCTGCAACCACTTTGAGTTTATTTCGAAGTCTGCTCCATCGTCTCTCGTTCGCACCCACAACCAGAGTGTAATATCGCCCTAGGATCAAATGTATCATATAGGTAAATCATCGGTAAAGTAAATCATGAACTTGATTCAAAATACATACCATTGCCAATGGCTATAGTTGCAAAGGCTGTGCGAGCAAAAGCTTCAGATTCTAGATTATACTCAAAGGTCCAGTAGTTCTTTCCATCGATAGTGTGCTGCATGAACAAATGCATTAGATCGATGAAAACTCGTATCCAAATTAATACAAATGAATTTGTATCAACCTCTTGCATTTCATATATGGTTGGAACTTGATTTGGTGCAGCATATATGTtcttcaccaaatcaaagatggCCTGAAGATATTCCAAACTTAAATCTTTGTTCAACATTGAATAAGAATCAGAAAAACAAATCTGTCACAATGAAACTAATCTGATTACCTCTTCCATTGGACCTAAATCACGTATATCCTTTTTTTCTGTCGGTATAAATGCAACTCTAACATGTTGTAATGCAGCAAATGGATCTTTGAATGCCGAATCATGGCCTCGAAAATCAAAGTCCTAAATTAAATAAACTGAGTTACAATACTACTCAAAAGTTTAGCAAcattactaattaaaaatgaaCATACTCTCCAATCTGCAGGGTAGTAGTATGAATAACCATCTACAAAATCTACAAAAGCTCTGTATTTCTCTGGTACTTCTGCAtaaaaaatgacatttatttttttatgaacagAGTGATGCAAATTGAGAGAGTGAATTATTCGGAAAGTTAATCACCTTCAGCAAATGCAAAGCTTGAATTGAACATGGAACTAGTTAGTGCACTTGCTCCAATCAATAGAGCTCTTCTCTTGCTACAGATTGAGCTCAGAATCTCACAGTTATCATTCAGTGGGACTTCTTTTGAGCATGCTTTAATTGTGGATACCGGCGTTACCACGCATCGAGTGGTAGAGTTAAAGAACtgcaacaaagaaaagaaaacaatcttAGAAACATGTATGTTTGTATGATACCAATAAAGAAGAGTTGTTTTTCATTGGAAAAAAGAATGTACTTTGTTATGAAGAGTTGAAACCCAGCTTGGCAATGTAGCCATTTTCTTTTAGCAGAGGAAGATAGAAACAGTACATTTGGTTTATAACAATATATCCACTACTATGTGGCATGGAGATTGCCACCTCATCCATTATCTTTTCCATTCATAAATTatcaagaaaaacataaaagaaaaatccatAATTATCAAGAAAACATGGCTACAATTCTAGATTAACAGCTGAATGAGCTTCTGTTCTGTTCTCTGAACCACTGCAGACATTAAAGCCATGCAGAACACTAGCTCTGCAAAGTGGGCAATTAGAATGACAAGTAAACCAAGTGTCAATACAGGTTGCATGGAAGGCATGGCCACAGTTTGGGAGCAATCTCAGGTATTCTCCTTCAACGAATTCACTCAAACACACTGCACACTCTGTGTTTTCATTGTTACTTCCACCTTTGATTACTTCACAGAATTGTAGTTTTGGAAGTGAGTGAATGACAGCAGCAGCCAAGCCTCTGCTCTCTGACTGAATTGAAGGTTCATGTGTGGCAGTATTAGCTTGATGATTATTATgtcttcttcttgatcttcttcttaAGAAGAAGTGCATGGGATCTTGATTCACGTTCATGCATCTCTCTCTTATTGTCTGGCATATACAAAGTAGAAGAGAAACTCCACAACATGCCCAGAGAATTATTATAAGCCACTTGCTCCATGTTTCATGGATAATTCCTCCTTTTGAGCTTGGATTCATAGATTTCTTTCCTTTGAGGTATTAAAGGTTTGATAATTGGAATGAGATGCTGGAATTAATAGTGAGAAATCAAATGGAGATGAAAGTGAACAAGGTTGTTTGTCGATTGAAACAATGAGAACTTTGAGACAAACGTTTcaatgtttgttgttgttggtggtggtggtgatgagtCTGATGACAACTTTGAATATTATATGACTTGGATATCTTTGTC from Dioscorea cayenensis subsp. rotundata cultivar TDr96_F1 chromosome 7, TDr96_F1_v2_PseudoChromosome.rev07_lg8_w22 25.fasta, whole genome shotgun sequence carries:
- the LOC120265401 gene encoding photosynthetic NDH subunit of lumenal location 1, chloroplastic isoform X2, whose protein sequence is MATLPSWVSTLHNKFFNSTTRCVVTPVSTIKACSKEVPLNDNCEILSSICSKRRALLIGASALTSSMFNSSFAFAEVPEKYRAFVDFVDGYSYYYPADWRDFDFRGHDSAFKDPFAALQHVRVAFIPTEKKDIRDLGPMEEAIFDLVKNIYAAPNQVPTIYEMQEHTIDGKNYWTFEYNLESEAFARTAFATIAIGNGRYYTLVVGANERRWSRLRNKLKVVADSFRMIDI
- the LOC120265401 gene encoding photosynthetic NDH subunit of lumenal location 1, chloroplastic isoform X1, with translation MATLPSWVSTLHNKFFNSTTRCVVTPVSTIKACSKEVPLNDNCEILSSICSKRRALLIGASALTSSMFNSSFAFAEEVPEKYRAFVDFVDGYSYYYPADWRDFDFRGHDSAFKDPFAALQHVRVAFIPTEKKDIRDLGPMEEAIFDLVKNIYAAPNQVPTIYEMQEHTIDGKNYWTFEYNLESEAFARTAFATIAIGNGRYYTLVVGANERRWSRLRNKLKVVADSFRMIDI